The segment AGACTGATACTGGTATGGAGACTGATACGGCTGCGGAGACTGATACGGCTGCGGAGACTGATACAGGTATGGAGAATGATACGGCTGCGGAGACTGATAAAGGTATGGAGAATGATACGGCTGCGGAAACTGATACTGGTATGGAGAATGATACTGCTACGGAGAATGAAACGGCTGCGGAGAATGAAACGGCTGCGGAGACTGATACCGTACATCCAACCGCCGATAAGTATGTTGAAGAGCCACCTGCAATAGTACGGAGTAGTTGTATAGAGGAATGGGGCGATGGTTTGAGTCTTAATAAACATGACGAATTTCCAAGTAAGAAGGCAATTCAGGAGATGGTGGATAGAGCTGCATATTGTGAATGTTATCGTTATGTCACTAAAAAGTCAGATCGAAATCGATTGGTGATAACATGTTCGCAAGCTGACTGCAAATGGGTAATACGAGCTTCAAGGATTGCTGGGACAGAAATTTTCTCAATAAAAAGCTACACGAAGATGCATACATGCTCGCGGACACAACAAAGTGACAGCAACGACAAGAGAAGAGCGTCAGCAGAAGTAGTGGCAAGTTTTTTGAATGAGGAATTCCCAGGAGATGTGCAAACTCCAACTCCAAAAGATATTAAGGCTCTGGTTAAGTCCAAACTTGGTGTCATGATATCCTACTCCACAGCATTGCGTGGAAAGAATTTGGCTTCTTGTGATACACGTGGTAGTCCGGAAGATAGCTACAGGATGATGTATAGCTATTTGTTCATGTTAGAGAAAATGAACACGGGAACAAAAACTAGTGTGAAATTGGATGACTCAGGTAAATTCAAGTACCTCTTCATAGCGTTGGGAGCTTGCATTGAAGGGTTTGCAGTTATGAGAAAAGTGATTGTTGTCGATGCAACATGGCTGAAGAACGGATATGGGGGTGTTCTAATTTTTGCCAAAGCTCAAGATCCTAACCGTCATTGCTATCCACTTGCGTTTGCTGTACTTGATGGAGAGAATCATGCTAGTTGGACCTGGTTTTTTGAGATGCTTAGAAGCGTTATACCAGACTCTTCTGAACTGGTTTTCATGAGTGATAGAAATCCAAGTCTGATATTTGCAATAGCAAACGTGTACCCTCAGGCTCACCATGGTCATTGTTTATGGCATTTGAAGGAAAATGTTAAAGGGCATGCTTCTAACGTCACCAAAGATGTAGTCGGGCATAGATTCATGGAGTTGGGAAAGATGTACACAATGGCTGATTTCAATGCTGCTTACGAAAGATTTAAGCTAAGGTTCCCTTCAGCTTACACGTATGTGGAGGAGAAAACTGAAAAAGACAAATGGGCAAGGGTTTTTTTCCCACGTGACAGGTACAACTTGGACACAAGCAACAGCGTGGAATCAATGAACAAAGTGTTTAGAGAGGCAAGGAGGTGGGCCTTGATACCAATGCTGGATTGTATCATTAGGACATTCTCTGATTGGTTTAATCAACGTCGGAAGGATGCTGTTTCACAATCATTGGGTACCATGCTAGTGCCTCTGGTTGAGAACTACTTGCACGATCTATGGGTTCTTGCGCGAACGCTACCTGTGCGGGAGCTTAATAGTTATGAGCTAGAGTACGAGGTCAAGGATAGTCATGGGAAGATGTTTTTGACGAACTTGATTGCCAAAACTTGTACTTGCAAGgtgtgggattatgaaaagatTCCTTGTCTGCACGGACTGGCTGCTTATATCTATTACACTAATGAGGTGGATAATGGGGGTGGTAGGAGCCGTGATATCAACATAGTATATCATGAGTTGTGCTCAAAATACTATTGGACGGAACTGTGGGCATTGGCGTATTGCAGGACAATTTATGCTGTGCCAGACATGTCTGTATGGGAAGTCCCGGATCACATCAGGGAGCTGAAGATCATACCTCCGGATCCTATCAAGCGGAAGGGAAGGAAAAGAGTTAATAGACTTCCATCTGGTGGAGAACGCCGTAGGAGGACACAGAACAAAAAGCGGCCTAGGCAAAATTTTGGTTTCAATTGGCTGTTATTTGGAAATGGTTCAAGCCCTTCAGAGCAGAACACGGCCTAACCACAACTTGTTACTctgtaatttgtattttttttggaaa is part of the Brassica rapa cultivar Chiifu-401-42 chromosome A09, CAAS_Brap_v3.01, whole genome shotgun sequence genome and harbors:
- the LOC117128082 gene encoding uncharacterized protein LOC117128082, whose translation is MTNNVFVHFTYEDCMYGISVKASVEDVTLSMLHEKIYKKLGLDERKEKLKLSYIPMVIRCKKAVTIADDDDLYVYLGCVDKENQRCLLVVESSERSGARPQDKLSIAGKSSVGMNYNDLQLLEHEVGPNAITLYVGENQGNNEVSAKETGTGMETDTGMETDTAAETDTAAETDTGMENDTAAETDKGMENDTAAETDTGMENDTATENETAAENETAAETDTVHPTADKYVEEPPAIVRSSCIEEWGDGLSLNKHDEFPSKKAIQEMVDRAAYCECYRYVTKKSDRNRLVITCSQADCKWVIRASRIAGTEIFSIKSYTKMHTCSRTQQSDSNDKRRASAEVVASFLNEEFPGDVQTPTPKDIKALVKSKLGVMISYSTALRGKNLASCDTRGSPEDSYRMMYSYLFMLEKMNTGTKTSVKLDDSGKFKYLFIALGACIEGFAVMRKVIVVDATWLKNGYGGVLIFAKAQDPNRHCYPLAFAVLDGENHASWTWFFEMLRSVIPDSSELVFMSDRNPSLIFAIANVYPQAHHGHCLWHLKENVKGHASNVTKDVVGHRFMELGKMYTMADFNAAYERFKLRFPSAYTYVEEKTEKDKWARVFFPRDRYNLDTSNSVESMNKVFREARRWALIPMLDCIIRTFSDWFNQRRKDAVSQSLGTMLVPLVENYLHDLWVLARTLPVRELNSYELEYEVKDSHGKMFLTNLIAKTCTCKVWDYEKIPCLHGLAAYIYYTNEVDNGGGRSRDINIVYHELCSKYYWTELWALAYCRTIYAVPDMSVWEVPDHIRELKIIPPDPIKRKGRKRVNRLPSGGERRRRTQNKKRPRQNFGFNWLLFGNGSSPSEQNTA